A portion of the Thermoanaerobaculum aquaticum genome contains these proteins:
- a CDS encoding DUF502 domain-containing protein, producing MEPKPRSPQDSVEFPLVVPSKEGKPGFFSYIRSRLITGVLVAFPLVVTLFFGRFLFNLLDRWFYPWSMRFLGRPVPGLGAAIALLLMFFLGVAAHNVLGRRLLRLGEAVLTRIPVLRPVYLGAREVSRAFSRDRTQGFRRVVLIPFPCEGAWCVAFQTGEFEAKGPSGPVPMVAVFMPTTPNPTTGFFLAYPKSAVRTTDLSVEEAVKIVISGGLAAGDLARIFKES from the coding sequence ATGGAACCTAAACCGCGCAGCCCTCAGGATTCCGTGGAGTTTCCGCTGGTTGTCCCTTCCAAAGAAGGAAAACCTGGCTTTTTTTCCTACATCCGCTCCCGGCTCATTACCGGCGTTTTGGTGGCTTTTCCCCTGGTGGTGACGCTGTTCTTTGGGCGGTTTTTGTTTAACCTGCTCGACCGCTGGTTTTACCCGTGGAGCATGCGTTTTCTGGGCCGCCCGGTACCCGGTCTTGGGGCCGCTATTGCCCTTCTCCTCATGTTTTTCTTGGGGGTGGCCGCCCACAACGTGCTGGGACGACGCCTTTTGCGCCTTGGGGAAGCGGTTTTAACGCGCATTCCCGTGCTCCGCCCCGTTTACCTGGGGGCCCGGGAGGTTTCCCGTGCTTTTTCCCGGGATCGCACGCAGGGCTTTCGTCGGGTGGTCCTGATTCCCTTTCCCTGCGAGGGTGCATGGTGTGTAGCGTTTCAAACCGGGGAATTTGAAGCCAAAGGCCCCAGCGGCCCGGTTCCTATGGTGGCGGTTTTTATGCCCACCACTCCCAACCCCACCACTGGCTTTTTCCTGGCCTATCCCAAATCGGCGGTGAGAACCACCGATCTTTCCGTGGAAGAAGCCGTGAAAATCGTGATTTCCGGAGGGCTTGCTGCCGGGGATTTGGCCCGCATTTTCAAGGAGAGCTAA
- the nth gene encoding endonuclease III, protein METALSQRAKKLQALLAEAYPEARCELDHRNAYELLVATILSAQCTDARVNQVTPAFFARFPDAHALAQAGQEEVEELIKSTGFYRNKAKALLGMAKALVERHGGEVPRDMEAMVKLPGVGRKTANVVLGTAYGLATGIVVDTHVARVSQRLGLTTAQDPEKIEQDLMALFPKNQWVALSHRLILHGRYVCKARKPACSSCRLAEICPRVGV, encoded by the coding sequence ATGGAAACCGCGCTGTCCCAGCGTGCAAAAAAACTGCAGGCCCTTTTAGCCGAAGCCTACCCGGAGGCCCGGTGTGAGCTTGACCATCGCAACGCCTACGAGCTCCTGGTAGCCACCATCCTTTCCGCCCAATGCACCGACGCCCGGGTCAACCAGGTCACGCCGGCTTTTTTTGCCCGCTTCCCCGACGCCCATGCCCTCGCCCAAGCCGGCCAAGAAGAGGTGGAAGAGCTCATCAAAAGCACCGGCTTTTATCGCAACAAGGCCAAAGCGCTGCTGGGGATGGCCAAGGCTCTGGTGGAAAGGCACGGCGGCGAGGTCCCCAGGGACATGGAGGCCATGGTGAAGCTCCCGGGGGTGGGCCGAAAAACCGCCAACGTGGTGCTGGGCACCGCCTACGGCCTCGCCACCGGCATCGTGGTGGACACCCACGTAGCCCGGGTTTCCCAGCGTCTGGGCTTGACCACCGCCCAGGATCCCGAAAAAATCGAGCAAGATCTCATGGCGCTTTTCCCCAAAAACCAGTGGGTTGCGTTGAGCCACCGTTTGATCCTCCACGGTCGCTACGTGTGCAAGGCCCGCAAGCCCGCCTGCTCTTCCTGTAGGCTCGCGGAAATTTGTCCACGGGTGGGGGTGTGA
- a CDS encoding nucleotidyltransferase family protein, translating into MTAVVFEELARALATACHEVYGPRLVSLAIFGSVARGTARPDSDLDFLIVAEELPPGRGARVREFGEVERRLAPALGEAKRKGVDTFLAPVFKTPEEARRGSVLFWDMTEEGKILFDRDGFLATLLAEVKGRLEKLGARRIVRDNTSFWDLKPDFRPGEVFEL; encoded by the coding sequence GTGACGGCCGTGGTTTTTGAAGAGCTGGCGCGGGCCCTGGCGACTGCGTGCCACGAGGTTTACGGTCCCCGCTTGGTGTCGCTGGCCATCTTTGGCTCGGTGGCCCGGGGCACCGCCCGGCCTGATTCTGATCTGGACTTTCTCATCGTGGCCGAAGAGCTTCCCCCGGGTCGGGGGGCAAGGGTGCGGGAGTTTGGAGAGGTGGAACGACGTCTGGCCCCGGCCTTGGGTGAAGCCAAAAGAAAAGGCGTGGACACATTCTTGGCCCCCGTTTTCAAAACCCCCGAAGAGGCCCGCAGGGGCTCGGTGCTTTTTTGGGACATGACGGAAGAGGGCAAGATCCTTTTCGACCGCGACGGGTTTCTGGCGACCCTCTTGGCCGAGGTCAAAGGCCGCCTAGAAAAGCTGGGGGCCCGCAGGATCGTGCGCGACAACACCAGCTTCTGGGATTTGAAACCCGATTTTCGGCCGGGGGAGGTTTTTGAGCTGTGA
- a CDS encoding HEPN domain-containing protein, with the protein MTNLTLAQSYLVKAQKRLKALAVLLSEEAYSDVVREAQEIVELALKGMLRAIAVDPPRWHDVGGILKEVTHRFAPEVQEAVPELAAISQRLRREREFAFYGDDDFIPTSEYSREDAQKALEDAQLVVAWAARVIPPPEAR; encoded by the coding sequence GTGACCAACCTCACCCTGGCCCAAAGCTACCTGGTGAAGGCGCAAAAGCGGCTCAAGGCGCTGGCGGTACTGCTTTCGGAAGAAGCCTACTCCGATGTGGTGCGGGAAGCCCAGGAAATCGTCGAACTGGCCTTAAAGGGCATGCTGCGAGCCATCGCTGTGGACCCACCGCGGTGGCACGATGTGGGCGGGATTCTCAAGGAAGTGACCCATCGCTTTGCCCCTGAAGTGCAAGAGGCTGTGCCTGAGCTAGCCGCCATCTCCCAGCGCCTGCGGCGGGAGCGGGAGTTTGCCTTTTACGGGGATGACGACTTTATCCCTACCAGCGAGTACAGCCGGGAAGACGCCCAAAAGGCGCTGGAAGACGCACAACTCGTGGTGGCGTGGGCGGCCCGGGTGATCCCTCCACCGGAAGCTCGTTAA
- a CDS encoding thymidine kinase, which translates to MHRRFPWGGWIEVISGCMFSGKSEELIRRLRRAIIARQRVQVFKPALDDRYSATQVVSHSRWRLEAERVSRAEEILQRLDPRTEVVGIDEAQFFDEALVRVCNHLANLGKRVIVAGLDMDFRGKPFGPMPELLAIAEEVEKMHAICARCGAPASYTQRLTAEQEQVLVGAADTYEARCRHCFEPGGVVETPALFPEEDETTTGP; encoded by the coding sequence ATGCACCGGCGTTTCCCCTGGGGTGGCTGGATCGAGGTGATTTCCGGCTGCATGTTTTCCGGAAAGTCCGAAGAGCTCATCCGCCGCCTGCGCCGGGCCATCATCGCCCGGCAGCGGGTGCAGGTCTTTAAACCGGCGCTGGACGACCGCTACTCCGCCACCCAGGTGGTTTCCCACTCCCGCTGGCGGCTGGAAGCCGAGAGGGTGAGCAGGGCCGAGGAGATCCTGCAGCGCCTCGACCCCCGCACCGAGGTGGTGGGCATTGACGAAGCGCAGTTTTTCGACGAAGCCCTGGTGCGGGTTTGCAACCATTTGGCCAACCTGGGCAAGCGGGTGATCGTGGCCGGGCTCGATATGGACTTCCGCGGCAAACCTTTTGGTCCCATGCCGGAGCTTTTGGCCATTGCCGAGGAAGTGGAAAAGATGCACGCCATTTGCGCCCGCTGCGGGGCTCCCGCTTCCTACACCCAGAGACTCACGGCGGAACAGGAGCAGGTGCTGGTGGGCGCTGCTGACACCTACGAGGCCCGCTGCCGCCACTGCTTTGAGCCCGGGGGTGTGGTGGAAACTCCGGCGCTCTTTCCCGAAGAGGATGAGACAACAACCGGCCCCTGA
- a CDS encoding ferredoxin, with protein sequence MADKTNKVPLNVPGKWYVDTSCIDCDVCRTTAPNNFKANEDEGYSYVYKQPETPEEEAQCQEAKASCPVEAIGDDGDE encoded by the coding sequence ATGGCCGACAAAACCAACAAGGTGCCTTTGAACGTCCCGGGCAAGTGGTACGTGGATACCTCCTGCATTGACTGCGACGTGTGTCGCACCACGGCGCCCAATAACTTCAAAGCCAACGAGGACGAGGGCTATTCCTACGTGTACAAGCAGCCGGAAACGCCGGAGGAAGAGGCCCAGTGCCAAGAAGCCAAAGCTTCCTGTCCGGTGGAAGCCATTGGCGACGACGGCGACGAGTAA
- a CDS encoding sensor histidine kinase, with protein sequence MGRQDLGWSRQYLFVAAVFALLFVVAFGLFAQLTISQLSRSYLEDVLLTGRAQAEELAKQFRGEGPLYQVVEKKKEALQRLSLSLARKEVIESVEVYDERGRLVWRTTTRSEGVPGGFPEPGSEFVPLPQGEHVMESQTSYQIRVPVEELATVVVSIPKSALEQRIALLRRQLVVRTALAGGATLTMMVLAFVFIGHLIKRNAELEARRLRDRELAALGVLAANLAHEIRNPLNALSIHLDLVAEETGADPSAAEAVALAKKEVSRLRKLVTDFLQYARPSPPQKEPVEVEAFLRDVAALLGPECERAGASLTVEASAGTLLVDRGQMTQVLLNLGLNALQALHEAAVKQITLRAFRDGSHWVLAVEDSGKGIPPEELPRVKEAFYSNRKGGTGLGLAIADRIVVAHGGQLILQNRPQGGLSAQVRLPAAAEGVYTLPGGKA encoded by the coding sequence GTGGGACGACAGGACTTAGGTTGGAGCCGGCAGTACCTGTTTGTGGCGGCGGTTTTCGCCCTGCTTTTTGTGGTGGCGTTTGGGCTTTTTGCCCAGCTCACCATCTCCCAGCTTTCCCGCTCGTACCTGGAGGACGTGCTGCTCACCGGGCGCGCCCAAGCCGAGGAGCTGGCCAAGCAGTTTCGGGGTGAGGGTCCGCTGTACCAGGTGGTGGAGAAGAAAAAGGAAGCGCTGCAGCGGCTTTCGCTTTCCCTGGCGCGGAAGGAGGTCATCGAGTCGGTGGAGGTTTACGACGAGCGGGGAAGGCTGGTGTGGCGCACCACCACCCGCAGCGAAGGGGTTCCCGGCGGTTTCCCTGAGCCCGGGAGCGAGTTCGTGCCGTTACCCCAGGGCGAGCACGTCATGGAAAGCCAAACGTCCTACCAGATCCGTGTGCCGGTGGAGGAGCTGGCCACGGTGGTGGTTTCCATTCCCAAATCGGCCCTGGAGCAACGCATTGCCCTGTTGCGGCGACAACTGGTGGTGCGTACGGCGCTGGCCGGCGGCGCCACGCTCACCATGATGGTGCTGGCCTTCGTCTTCATTGGCCATCTCATCAAGCGCAACGCCGAACTGGAGGCCCGCCGCCTGCGGGATCGGGAGCTGGCCGCCCTTGGGGTGCTGGCGGCCAACTTGGCTCACGAGATCCGCAACCCCTTAAACGCCCTTTCCATCCACTTGGATCTGGTGGCCGAGGAAACCGGCGCCGACCCCTCGGCGGCGGAAGCCGTGGCCCTGGCCAAAAAGGAGGTTTCTCGCCTCCGCAAGCTGGTGACTGATTTTCTGCAGTACGCTCGTCCTTCACCACCGCAAAAAGAGCCGGTGGAAGTGGAGGCGTTCCTGCGGGATGTGGCTGCGCTTTTGGGTCCCGAGTGCGAGCGGGCTGGAGCCAGTCTGACGGTGGAAGCTTCCGCCGGTACGTTGCTGGTGGACCGCGGGCAAATGACCCAGGTTTTGTTGAATTTAGGGCTTAACGCTTTGCAGGCCTTACATGAGGCTGCTGTCAAGCAAATAACGCTGCGGGCCTTCCGAGATGGATCGCATTGGGTCCTGGCGGTGGAGGACAGCGGGAAGGGGATCCCACCGGAAGAGCTCCCGCGGGTGAAGGAGGCCTTTTACTCCAACCGCAAGGGCGGAACCGGCCTGGGTTTGGCCATTGCCGACCGCATTGTGGTGGCCCATGGTGGGCAGCTCATCCTGCAAAACCGGCCGCAAGGCGGGCTTTCGGCGCAGGTGCGGCTCCCGGCGGCAGCAGAAGGCGTGTACACTCTCCCTGGAGGCAAAGCATGA